From the genome of Virgibacillus proomii, one region includes:
- a CDS encoding ArsR/SmtB family transcription factor: protein MAVFTVGIVNKEPKIEIQVSPLFEMMACLRYCHLNKGGKQEDLKKFYNNHQKLLFKFYGNFEYGAQLAECILGLKNEEHTFENLMKYLKSVKREEFLYYLLGRYLSINEIKKILDNEKSPSDIIQQKIRNLKGNINKEQLDFVKNYEDEFSDLFKLWNNFYKNVFRDIELDLESKWIQSNNLLMKDLLESDLNQLISKLLYGNQMPKQFPDSDIKLIRFIPSFFVTPRFITIWGFGELNIVYDMSLYLNKKNITYNQKKDEEKSLKQMSEIGKSLSELGRLKILSLISSKPKIKSQEIAQRMGITTATVSRHLSILKNNNLIIERKENGYNIYNVNIDEFEKYFNNIRRKILK, encoded by the coding sequence ATGGCAGTTTTTACAGTAGGTATTGTAAATAAAGAACCTAAAATAGAAATACAAGTTTCACCTCTATTTGAAATGATGGCTTGTTTAAGATATTGTCATTTGAATAAAGGAGGTAAACAAGAAGATTTAAAAAAATTCTATAATAATCATCAAAAATTATTATTCAAGTTCTATGGCAATTTTGAATATGGAGCGCAATTAGCTGAATGTATATTGGGTTTAAAAAATGAAGAACATACATTTGAAAATTTGATGAAGTATCTTAAAAGTGTAAAAAGGGAGGAATTTTTATATTACTTATTAGGAAGGTATTTGAGTATTAATGAAATTAAAAAAATATTGGATAATGAGAAATCTCCAAGCGACATAATACAGCAAAAAATTAGAAATCTTAAAGGAAATATTAATAAAGAACAATTAGATTTCGTAAAAAACTATGAAGATGAGTTTAGTGATTTGTTTAAACTTTGGAATAATTTCTATAAAAATGTATTTAGGGATATAGAACTAGACCTAGAGAGTAAATGGATCCAGAGCAATAACTTACTTATGAAGGATTTATTGGAGTCGGATTTGAATCAACTTATATCAAAGTTATTATATGGAAACCAAATGCCAAAGCAATTCCCGGATAGTGATATTAAATTAATTCGTTTTATTCCTTCATTTTTTGTTACACCTAGATTTATTACAATATGGGGATTTGGCGAACTAAATATAGTATATGATATGTCTTTATATTTAAATAAAAAGAATATAACATATAATCAAAAAAAAGATGAGGAAAAATCACTTAAACAAATGTCTGAAATTGGAAAATCACTTTCTGAGTTAGGCAGGTTAAAAATTCTTTCTTTAATTTCTAGTAAACCTAAAATAAAATCACAAGAAATAGCTCAAAGAATGGGAATCACTACTGCGACAGTTTCAAGACATTTATCTATACTTAAAAATAATAATTTAATAATTGAAAGAAAAGAAAATGGGTATAATATTTACAATGTAAATATAGATGAGTTTGAAAAGTATTTCAATAATATAAGAAGAAAAATTTTAAAGTAG
- a CDS encoding ATP-grasp domain-containing protein, with the protein MNRILVLLGASKLGITNGIKLGFKVIIISDRDKYISSEITKLVEEIYFVKSLDNEGEVFQKVRHIMNLYKRIDLILSFTELGLRTASYISYELNLPTNPTKIIDYTRNKALMREKFLKNDELKLDYNVGYIHEFKVDKLPMCLPFIVKPLDGFGSKNVFLINHIDEWKEWYVKGNRDYPNIKWILEPFIDGPEYSVETVSSNGNHFILGVTKKETTGSPNFIEIGHSVPGITSWDFYKKALDITETSLNVMGIQYGPGHIEIKWDNKESKFVIIEMHTRPGGDYIPYLHTLSSGIDQYEMGIRSYYDSSVLETTLPTSKKHSMVKFLTFPEGVLLGKGFVKEKKDVGIKDWDIYYKIGDRIIKTIDSYSRAGHIIVSTDSKQNSANLLQAFEENLIVKIGSSSKSNADIEE; encoded by the coding sequence GGTGCAAGTAAACTTGGCATAACTAATGGGATAAAATTAGGTTTTAAAGTAATTATTATAAGTGATCGTGATAAATATATTTCATCTGAAATCACAAAATTAGTAGAAGAAATATATTTCGTAAAAAGTCTGGATAATGAAGGTGAAGTATTTCAGAAGGTTAGACATATAATGAATCTTTATAAAAGGATTGATCTTATACTAAGTTTTACAGAGCTGGGTTTAAGGACTGCTTCTTATATTAGTTATGAATTAAATTTACCAACAAATCCTACTAAGATTATTGATTATACAAGAAATAAAGCACTTATGAGAGAAAAATTTTTAAAAAATGATGAATTGAAACTAGATTACAATGTAGGGTATATCCACGAATTTAAAGTTGATAAATTACCTATGTGTCTTCCTTTTATAGTTAAACCTCTTGACGGTTTTGGTAGCAAGAATGTTTTCCTTATAAATCATATTGATGAATGGAAAGAATGGTATGTAAAAGGCAATAGAGATTATCCTAATATAAAATGGATATTAGAACCATTTATAGATGGTCCTGAATATAGTGTGGAAACAGTATCCTCAAATGGTAATCATTTTATTTTAGGGGTTACAAAAAAAGAAACAACAGGGAGTCCTAATTTTATTGAAATAGGCCATTCTGTACCTGGGATAACTAGTTGGGATTTTTATAAAAAAGCTTTAGACATAACAGAAACATCTTTGAATGTTATGGGGATTCAATATGGACCAGGTCATATAGAAATAAAATGGGATAACAAAGAAAGTAAATTTGTAATTATAGAAATGCATACAAGACCAGGTGGTGATTATATACCTTACTTACACACATTATCATCCGGAATTGATCAATATGAAATGGGAATACGATCATACTATGATTCTTCAGTTTTAGAAACAACATTACCTACTAGTAAAAAACATAGTATGGTTAAATTTTTAACATTTCCAGAGGGGGTTTTGCTAGGAAAAGGTTTTGTTAAAGAAAAAAAAGATGTTGGAATAAAAGATTGGGATATATATTATAAAATAGGAGATAGAATTATTAAGACAATTGATTCTTACAGTCGAGCTGGACATATTATCGTTAGTACCGATTCTAAACAAAATAGTGCAAACTTATTACAGGCTTTCGAGGAAAATTTGATTGTTAAAATTGGCTCTTCGTCAAAATCTAATGCTGACATTGAAGAGTAA